From a region of the Fibrobacter sp. UWB16 genome:
- a CDS encoding carbohydrate binding domain-containing protein produces MLMVLTAMTKSFAVDFPYSEWSLAMYEGAYATISGGTVSVSYGGYDYWHVQLTRRNIELQDGKTYELKFFLQGVGERKNTEIRIGRDGAPYDAFAEFGEIAATVNGRVITKTFKMESGNVDDARLEFNLGKGSGTVYFSDVSLTCLDCGSNPQNTIGSDLAVGFNDILDYTVIADEVDFRPYSMALGDIFGAKLLLGADSKIYGNVDASNECALYERAYMEGDLQYGNPCMEQNYVVVSSKKKTSLVKPVVALPEFSAGVEPISVNLDESVILPPGNYGTFYANARSKVSFSSGSYTFQSFFTEPDAQFTFDMTSGPVSIAVAGNVRFGDRNRFAIIGGGPNEISWKIAGTSVNFGTDGLYFGSIIAPAAYVNVPSRSHLVGGVYANKFRIEPQSTVSRQPRIDEISHSEEHFGPFFESGIYRYRSVLPTNAESVEMYVYSKNSNVKINGGDSKVIDLSSSNTTVNISVSRDMISGFPVEAFSSNYKFEFVKNSNYRVYWNPQTPCKDGCDGSTVATAIGDFETVLEIAKTTGREINMAGGTWNAAAKYSDGVVPWKVGFELVGYKGNIWDLNSESDLPLINLGETSRIEIEGRSPRSLVGVRITNGFNVGNGGAVSADNEKLTVNNVIISDAKSHGDGGALYAAGVLNLENARFSGNAALGDGGAVVVNGETNMLNVIFTGNLSGKNAGAVELVAGNTYIGNAIFHNNHAALDGGAINNESATLNLWNSTFFANVAMVSNPAIGGNANGTIGNSIFWKNATPSCAPGECAGEVVNGYHVLNSSLSKTYSGWGEFIYSGDPKFVDEANFAGENMFMGYDAGINLSNESHLVSAGTKNVNVPLADIIGSDRELSSIPLGPYGWTLKEGGESFIGTLGVDGKVQTIKPAIPLIDEITGDWYRNYLAKSPYARVMKFSVRKHSKTNLSEANVTLWVKDVNGSKRTDVKPIRFKVYRVGDENGKYVFQTMTQTKGKPIVFSRRPEDAKNYENVIVICMKELSDFFHIEASK; encoded by the coding sequence ATGCTGATGGTCTTGACGGCGATGACGAAATCTTTTGCCGTTGATTTCCCGTATTCCGAATGGTCCCTTGCTATGTATGAAGGGGCTTATGCTACTATTAGCGGTGGGACAGTCTCTGTTTCCTATGGTGGCTATGATTATTGGCATGTTCAATTGACTCGTAGAAATATTGAATTGCAAGACGGTAAGACTTATGAGCTGAAATTCTTTTTGCAGGGCGTTGGAGAAAGGAAAAATACCGAAATTCGAATTGGTAGAGATGGCGCTCCATATGATGCTTTCGCTGAATTTGGTGAAATTGCAGCAACAGTTAATGGTCGTGTTATAACCAAAACATTTAAAATGGAGTCTGGTAACGTTGATGATGCGCGGCTTGAGTTTAATCTAGGAAAGGGATCCGGCACGGTTTATTTTTCTGACGTCAGTTTAACTTGCCTTGATTGCGGCTCCAATCCTCAAAATACTATAGGAAGTGATCTTGCTGTAGGTTTCAATGATATTTTGGATTATACTGTTATAGCCGATGAAGTTGATTTTCGCCCTTATTCCATGGCTTTAGGGGATATCTTTGGAGCGAAACTTCTGTTGGGCGCAGATTCGAAAATTTATGGAAATGTAGATGCGTCGAATGAATGCGCATTGTACGAAAGAGCTTATATGGAGGGAGATTTGCAATATGGCAATCCCTGTATGGAACAGAATTATGTTGTTGTTTCGTCGAAGAAAAAGACTTCTTTGGTGAAACCGGTTGTTGCTCTTCCCGAATTTTCCGCTGGTGTAGAGCCGATTTCCGTTAATTTGGATGAATCTGTGATTCTTCCTCCAGGAAATTATGGAACGTTTTATGCCAATGCGAGATCAAAGGTGTCATTTTCGTCTGGATCCTATACCTTCCAGAGCTTTTTTACGGAACCCGATGCTCAATTCACGTTTGATATGACTTCTGGTCCTGTGTCCATTGCTGTAGCGGGAAATGTTCGTTTTGGCGATAGAAATCGCTTTGCAATTATCGGTGGCGGTCCGAATGAAATATCTTGGAAAATTGCTGGAACTTCTGTGAATTTTGGAACGGATGGCCTGTATTTTGGTTCGATAATAGCTCCGGCTGCGTATGTTAATGTTCCGTCTCGTTCTCATTTGGTGGGGGGGGTGTATGCGAATAAATTCAGGATTGAACCTCAATCAACTGTTTCGCGGCAGCCACGTATAGATGAAATTTCCCATAGCGAAGAACATTTTGGTCCATTCTTTGAATCTGGGATTTATCGTTATCGTTCTGTATTGCCTACGAACGCTGAATCTGTGGAGATGTATGTGTACTCAAAGAATTCAAATGTGAAAATTAATGGAGGCGATTCTAAAGTTATTGATCTTTCCTCGTCTAATACAACAGTGAATATATCGGTTTCTCGTGATATGATTTCGGGCTTCCCGGTTGAGGCGTTTAGCAGCAATTACAAATTTGAATTTGTGAAGAACTCAAATTATCGTGTTTATTGGAATCCGCAGACTCCGTGTAAGGATGGGTGCGATGGTTCTACTGTTGCAACAGCAATCGGCGATTTTGAAACAGTTCTTGAAATTGCAAAGACTACTGGCCGTGAAATCAATATGGCTGGTGGTACATGGAATGCTGCTGCAAAGTATAGTGATGGCGTTGTTCCTTGGAAGGTTGGCTTTGAATTGGTTGGTTATAAGGGAAATATTTGGGATTTGAATTCTGAGAGTGATTTGCCTCTTATTAATCTTGGTGAAACATCCCGTATTGAAATTGAAGGACGTTCGCCGCGTAGTTTGGTAGGCGTGCGGATTACAAACGGATTTAATGTGGGCAATGGTGGTGCTGTTAGTGCGGATAACGAAAAGCTTACGGTTAATAATGTTATAATCTCTGATGCGAAATCACATGGCGATGGCGGCGCGTTGTATGCTGCTGGTGTTTTGAACCTTGAAAATGCCAGATTCTCTGGTAATGCCGCTTTAGGCGATGGTGGTGCGGTTGTAGTTAATGGCGAAACAAATATGCTCAATGTGATTTTTACGGGAAATCTTTCTGGTAAAAATGCTGGTGCCGTTGAACTTGTTGCTGGTAATACCTATATCGGTAATGCGATATTCCATAACAACCACGCTGCTTTGGATGGCGGCGCGATAAACAACGAATCTGCGACATTAAATCTTTGGAATTCGACATTCTTTGCCAATGTTGCTATGGTTTCGAATCCCGCCATTGGTGGTAATGCAAATGGAACTATTGGGAATAGTATTTTTTGGAAGAATGCTACGCCGAGTTGCGCTCCTGGCGAATGTGCTGGTGAAGTTGTTAACGGTTATCATGTCTTGAATTCATCATTGTCTAAGACGTATTCTGGTTGGGGTGAGTTTATTTATTCAGGAGATCCGAAATTTGTTGACGAAGCAAATTTTGCGGGCGAAAATATGTTTATGGGGTATGATGCTGGAATTAACCTTTCAAATGAATCGCATTTAGTGAGTGCTGGTACGAAAAATGTGAATGTTCCTCTAGCTGATATTATTGGTTCTGATCGTGAACTTAGTAGTATTCCGTTGGGGCCGTATGGATGGACGTTAAAAGAAGGAGGGGAATCTTTTATAGGGACTCTTGGGGTTGATGGTAAAGTCCAAACTATAAAACCGGCTATTCCGTTGATTGATGAAATAACTGGTGATTGGTATAGGAATTATTTGGCAAAGTCGCCTTATGCGCGTGTAATGAAATTTTCTGTAAGAAAGCACAGTAAAACAAATCTTTCTGAGGCAAATGTGACGTTGTGGGTGAAAGATGTTAATGGCTCGAAACGAACAGATGTTAAGCCTATTCGCTTTAAAGTATATCGTGTTGGTGATGAAAATGGGAAATACGTATTCCAAACTATGACGCAAACAAAAGGAAAGCCAATTGTTTTTTCGAGACGTCCAGAAGATGCTAAAAATTATGAAAATGTAATTGTAATTTGTATGAAAGAATTATCGGATTTTTTTCATATAGAAGCTTCAAAATAA
- a CDS encoding SUMF1/EgtB/PvdO family nonheme iron enzyme yields MKKNIVISIFLLPIVLLAADYSIFGLDGKKIGNEDCLEKTECVSSARSKYSKAIVIVGDSQKSFSSKTLSRSIQNDDSFKISLRDSISWVEVEKNTMVSLCVDDANGGRWFIYDLSYSSPNDSCVLFDSGKFVKSSQIRYVSKTGKKQIVNILVGMRRIDLSKSMHEIGFYGKEYSLKKNVIYTDERKNMNNREYPDPVRDTSIKEILAVDKYLVTNCEIIYGLWDSIPSYSRAKDKIPLEYHNYWIGKKKNMQKNGICDTHDSAAVRVYLYDALVYANARSIRDGLKPVYKLKKIKQKKYLPKLYKDGSFDVATTSFFETYENSDEGWIRVEIDDNADGYRLPYYNEWMTLAKAGNKKSKYIWGNSENSTLASEYAWFGEGVMISEKYGVYDQESRPVGMKKPNDYGLYDMMGLVCENVMLPGKSIFGNEITSCKGGFLYDSLQALNFGAHANNYVGGYGKYQGLRLVRLLK; encoded by the coding sequence ATGAAAAAGAATATTGTTATTAGTATTTTCCTTTTGCCAATAGTTCTTTTGGCTGCAGATTATTCCATTTTTGGTCTCGATGGGAAAAAAATTGGAAATGAGGATTGTTTAGAAAAAACAGAATGTGTTTCTTCTGCTCGATCGAAATATTCAAAAGCAATCGTTATTGTTGGTGATTCGCAAAAAAGTTTTTCATCAAAAACTTTGTCTCGATCAATACAAAACGATGACTCCTTTAAAATATCCCTACGGGATTCTATTTCGTGGGTCGAAGTAGAGAAAAATACGATGGTTTCGTTATGTGTAGATGATGCAAATGGTGGTCGTTGGTTTATTTACGATTTATCGTATAGTTCTCCGAATGATTCTTGTGTGTTATTTGATTCTGGCAAGTTTGTTAAGTCTTCGCAGATTCGTTATGTTTCAAAAACAGGAAAAAAACAGATTGTGAATATTCTTGTTGGGATGAGACGAATCGATTTGTCCAAATCTATGCATGAAATCGGTTTTTATGGCAAGGAATATTCTTTGAAGAAGAATGTTATATATACTGATGAACGAAAAAATATGAATAATAGAGAGTATCCAGATCCAGTAAGGGATACGTCTATAAAAGAAATTCTTGCTGTTGATAAATATTTGGTAACGAATTGTGAAATAATTTACGGGTTATGGGATTCAATACCAAGTTATTCCCGTGCTAAAGATAAAATTCCTTTAGAGTATCATAATTATTGGATTGGGAAAAAGAAGAACATGCAAAAAAATGGAATTTGCGATACGCATGATTCAGCGGCAGTTAGAGTATATTTGTATGATGCTTTGGTTTATGCTAATGCTCGTAGTATTCGTGATGGATTAAAGCCTGTATATAAATTAAAAAAAATAAAACAAAAAAAATATTTACCTAAGTTGTATAAAGATGGTAGTTTTGATGTTGCTACAACAAGTTTTTTCGAAACATACGAAAACTCAGATGAAGGGTGGATTCGTGTTGAAATAGATGATAATGCTGATGGTTATCGTCTTCCTTACTATAATGAATGGATGACTTTGGCTAAAGCTGGAAATAAAAAGTCAAAGTATATTTGGGGAAATAGTGAAAATTCTACTTTGGCCTCTGAATATGCGTGGTTTGGCGAAGGTGTTATGATTTCTGAAAAGTACGGTGTCTATGATCAAGAGTCTCGCCCAGTTGGAATGAAGAAGCCAAATGATTATGGACTTTATGATATGATGGGCCTTGTGTGTGAAAATGTAATGTTGCCGGGAAAGAGTATTTTTGGAAACGAAATAACTTCTTGTAAGGGTGGTTTTTTATATGATTCCTTGCAGGCTTTGAATTTTGGTGCCCATGCTAATAATTATGTTGGTGGCTATGGTAAGTATCAAGGTTTAAGGCTTGTCCGCCTATTAAAATAG
- a CDS encoding fibrobacter succinogenes major paralogous domain-containing protein, with product MKLLFYFSLLFTLLFVACDDESSNPFVANENSSSLIPIGALSSSSNGNPGSMVGGTSSSLMDSAVSSSSSKDKLSSSVVKSSSSLRMSSASLSSGSNRKASISSSSVQNEKSSSSEKNDAVTGTMTDERDGQTYKIVKIGHLWWFAQNLNYETVDSHCYNDSAEYCAKYGRLYKWAAAVGKSEDECGYRHECNLTLPVQGACPPGWRVPSNYDWNDLIVAAGGDEIAGEVLRESKEGGFALLYAGRINFAGEFVQEGRSACIWTSSETDEYDAYYADFYYSYSKVIFPNDAEKYDGYSVRCVKGEL from the coding sequence ATGAAGCTCTTATTCTATTTTAGTTTGCTTTTTACTTTACTTTTTGTGGCTTGCGATGATGAATCTAGCAATCCATTTGTTGCGAATGAAAATTCGTCATCCTTGATCCCAATTGGGGCTCTTTCTAGCAGTAGCAATGGAAATCCCGGCTCAATGGTCGGAGGGACAAGTAGCAGCCTTATGGATTCCGCTGTTTCTTCGAGTTCATCAAAAGATAAATTGTCTTCTTCTGTTGTTAAAAGCAGTAGTTCACTTCGGATGAGTTCTGCAAGTTTATCTTCTGGCAGTAATCGCAAAGCTTCTATCAGTTCTTCGAGCGTCCAGAATGAGAAATCATCTTCATCAGAAAAGAATGATGCGGTGACAGGAACCATGACGGATGAACGTGACGGGCAGACTTACAAGATTGTGAAAATTGGACACTTGTGGTGGTTTGCACAAAATCTCAATTACGAAACAGTGGATAGTCACTGCTATAACGATTCTGCTGAGTATTGTGCGAAATATGGACGGCTTTATAAATGGGCGGCTGCTGTTGGCAAGTCGGAAGATGAGTGCGGATATAGACATGAATGTAATCTTACGTTACCGGTGCAGGGGGCTTGCCCGCCGGGATGGCGTGTTCCGTCAAATTACGATTGGAACGATTTGATTGTTGCTGCTGGTGGCGATGAGATTGCAGGCGAAGTGTTGAGAGAATCGAAAGAAGGCGGTTTTGCATTGCTTTATGCGGGGCGAATAAATTTTGCTGGTGAATTTGTTCAAGAAGGACGGAGTGCATGTATTTGGACTTCTAGCGAGACTGACGAATATGACGCATATTATGCGGACTTTTACTATTCTTATAGCAAAGTGATTTTCCCTAATGATGCCGAAAAGTATGATGGCTATTCCGTTCGCTGCGTAAAGGGAGAACTATAG
- a CDS encoding tetraacyldisaccharide 4'-kinase, translated as MIYTTKPFRLAAAAFYRIAYKLHHKIFLRPQPPIQTPVIIVGSYLAGGAGKTPFTIWLAKRLQEQGKKVAVLCHSAAWDEFILLQNSLSHSAKVIATSNRYSTAKEIQDKFDIILCDDGFEDSRFTGAHRICLDWEEPPTSWTKLWPAGPFRSLKQDHDESEIIHIRCFDADSQTPDIRFYIKSITNYIPGKPLSATLICGLGSPKRFIDDIGTFAASTGIQINKVITRPDHDKHFAQVVQKEISCGNDIIISQKDACRLPQTNLEHPKLHIAIQEIEVSAHLTLHSS; from the coding sequence ATGATATACACAACGAAGCCTTTCCGTCTTGCAGCAGCCGCATTCTACCGGATTGCGTACAAGCTGCACCATAAAATATTTTTACGGCCACAACCGCCCATTCAGACTCCCGTCATTATCGTCGGGAGTTACCTAGCAGGCGGCGCCGGAAAGACTCCGTTCACCATCTGGCTTGCAAAGCGTCTTCAAGAACAAGGTAAAAAAGTTGCGGTTCTTTGCCACAGCGCCGCATGGGACGAATTTATCTTGTTGCAAAACAGCCTCTCGCACAGCGCAAAGGTCATCGCGACCAGCAACCGCTATTCGACCGCCAAAGAAATTCAGGACAAATTCGACATCATCCTCTGCGACGACGGATTCGAAGATTCGCGCTTTACAGGCGCCCACCGCATTTGCCTTGACTGGGAAGAACCGCCCACGTCTTGGACAAAGCTTTGGCCCGCAGGGCCGTTCCGCAGTTTAAAGCAGGACCACGACGAAAGCGAAATCATCCATATCCGTTGCTTCGATGCAGATTCCCAAACGCCCGATATTCGCTTTTACATTAAATCCATAACAAATTACATTCCCGGCAAGCCATTATCCGCCACCCTCATTTGCGGTCTCGGTTCCCCCAAAAGATTCATTGACGATATCGGTACATTCGCGGCAAGCACCGGCATACAAATAAATAAAGTCATTACGCGCCCGGACCACGATAAACATTTCGCACAAGTTGTTCAAAAAGAAATTTCTTGTGGCAACGACATTATTATTTCACAAAAAGACGCCTGCCGTCTACCGCAAACAAACCTCGAACACCCCAAGCTCCATATTGCCATCCAAGAAATTGAAGTTTCGGCCCACCTAACATTACATTCTTCGTAA
- the aroC gene encoding chorismate synthase — MSSTFGKIFSVTTWGESHGPAVGAVLDGCPAGLPITEEMIQAELNRRRPGQGKLTTPRNEKDTVKILSGVFEGKTTGTPISFVVFNEDQHSKDYADIAKWYRPGHADLCYDLKYGFRDYRGGGRSSARETIGRVAAGAVAKAFLKTVAGTEFLSWVSSVGEVDCPPLNVSELTLEQVEASPVRCPEAAASAKMEQAILEAKSKGDSVGGTVALLVKNVPAALGEPVFDRLDALLAQAMLSIPACKGFEIGSGFAAARMHGSEHNDEIYVEGNTYHTRTNNAGGSLGGISNGEPIYCRMAFKPTATISQLQKTAGRGYENGELAAKGRHDPCVAVRAPVIVESMAALVLADLYLQQKRNCL, encoded by the coding sequence ATGTCAAGCACGTTTGGAAAGATTTTTTCTGTCACTACATGGGGTGAATCCCATGGTCCTGCTGTCGGAGCCGTCCTCGACGGATGCCCCGCCGGTCTCCCTATCACCGAAGAAATGATTCAGGCAGAACTGAATCGCAGGCGCCCGGGTCAGGGTAAACTGACGACGCCCCGTAACGAAAAAGATACGGTGAAAATCCTTTCCGGCGTTTTCGAAGGAAAAACGACGGGAACGCCCATCTCGTTCGTCGTATTTAACGAAGACCAGCATAGCAAGGACTACGCCGACATCGCCAAGTGGTACAGACCGGGACACGCAGACCTCTGCTACGACCTCAAGTACGGGTTCCGTGATTACCGTGGTGGTGGCAGAAGCTCCGCCCGCGAGACCATCGGTCGCGTCGCCGCAGGCGCCGTCGCAAAGGCCTTCCTCAAGACCGTCGCCGGTACAGAATTTCTTTCTTGGGTTTCTTCTGTTGGTGAAGTTGATTGCCCGCCCCTCAACGTGAGCGAGCTCACACTTGAACAGGTCGAAGCATCCCCCGTCCGCTGCCCAGAAGCTGCCGCTAGTGCCAAGATGGAACAGGCCATCCTGGAGGCGAAGTCCAAAGGCGATAGCGTTGGCGGAACAGTTGCACTCCTCGTGAAAAACGTCCCGGCCGCACTCGGCGAGCCCGTGTTTGACAGACTTGACGCGCTCCTCGCCCAGGCGATGCTTTCCATCCCGGCATGCAAGGGTTTTGAAATTGGCAGTGGCTTTGCCGCAGCACGCATGCACGGCAGCGAGCACAACGATGAAATTTATGTTGAAGGCAATACCTACCACACGCGTACAAACAACGCGGGTGGTAGCCTTGGCGGCATCTCCAACGGGGAACCGATCTACTGCCGCATGGCCTTCAAGCCGACCGCTACAATTTCGCAGTTGCAGAAGACCGCCGGCCGCGGTTACGAGAATGGTGAACTTGCCGCCAAGGGAAGGCACGATCCTTGTGTTGCCGTCCGCGCTCCCGTGATTGTCGAAAGCATGGCAGCCCTTGTACTCGCAGACCTTTATCTGCAACAGAAACGCAATTGCCTTTAA
- a CDS encoding NADH peroxidase, with product MKVWVCKVCGYVHMGPEAPDECPQCHAPKSKFFEKVETPAAGKIVWADEHKVGVAQGLDAEVVQGLRENFAGECTEVGMYLAMSRQADREGFPEVAEAYKRIAFEEAEHAAKFAELLGEVVYADTKKNLELRVAAEAGATEGKLALAKRAKELGYDAIHDTVHEMCKDEARHGSAFQGLLGRYFK from the coding sequence ATGAAGGTCTGGGTTTGCAAAGTTTGCGGTTATGTTCACATGGGTCCGGAAGCTCCGGATGAATGCCCGCAGTGCCATGCTCCGAAGAGCAAGTTCTTCGAAAAGGTGGAAACGCCTGCTGCAGGGAAGATTGTCTGGGCTGACGAACACAAGGTCGGTGTCGCTCAGGGCTTGGATGCCGAAGTGGTGCAGGGCCTCCGTGAAAATTTCGCGGGTGAATGTACCGAAGTGGGCATGTACCTTGCGATGAGCCGTCAGGCGGACCGCGAAGGATTCCCGGAAGTGGCTGAAGCTTACAAGCGCATCGCTTTCGAAGAAGCTGAACATGCTGCCAAGTTTGCAGAACTCTTGGGCGAAGTCGTCTATGCCGACACCAAGAAGAACCTGGAACTTCGCGTTGCTGCCGAAGCGGGAGCAACTGAGGGTAAGCTTGCTCTTGCAAAGCGCGCCAAGGAACTCGGTTACGATGCTATCCATGACACTGTTCATGAAATGTGTAAGGACGAGGCCCGTCACGGCTCTGCTTTCCAGGGCTTGCTCGGTCGCTACTTCAAGTAA
- a CDS encoding Fur family transcriptional regulator — MQETANILKDHGIRPSLQRVFVYRYLRSVKTHPTVDEIYMALLPEHPSLSRTTVYNTLELLLENDLAISLDFGDGFLRYDADCSPHSHFKCRKCGKVYDIFVAPPDCTQMIPPGFTLQGTSLYMFGLCDKCAVGDGDARSEAGMTVEN, encoded by the coding sequence ATGCAAGAAACGGCAAACATACTCAAAGATCATGGCATTAGGCCGTCGCTACAGAGGGTCTTTGTCTATCGCTACCTGCGGAGTGTCAAGACGCACCCGACGGTCGATGAAATTTATATGGCGCTTTTGCCAGAACACCCGTCGCTTTCGCGCACGACGGTCTACAATACATTGGAACTGTTGCTCGAAAATGACTTGGCGATTTCGCTGGATTTTGGCGACGGCTTCTTGCGCTACGATGCGGACTGCTCTCCGCATAGCCATTTCAAGTGCAGAAAATGCGGCAAGGTCTATGATATCTTTGTGGCGCCGCCGGATTGTACACAAATGATTCCCCCGGGATTTACGTTGCAGGGGACTTCGCTCTATATGTTCGGACTGTGCGACAAGTGCGCGGTCGGAGATGGAGATGCCCGCTCAGAGGCGGGCATGACAGTCGAAAATTAA
- a CDS encoding TrkA family potassium uptake protein: protein MASRQFVIIGLGNSANYLARHLTSLGHDIMVIDSHPEKVQDFASMVSQAVVADSTRKKQLASIPALTKADSVIVCIGSNLEASLLTILNLKELGVKHIIAKSSSAEHTSILEKLGVTDIFHPERDAAISLAERLNRPNMVDFLPFMEGYSIVEIVCPKNFVGKTLKTLSLTHKYGVQVIAIRDPQEPTPKIGNIADVILQEDDVLFIIGPNEALDKLKD, encoded by the coding sequence ATGGCTTCTAGACAATTCGTTATTATCGGTCTTGGAAATTCGGCAAACTACCTTGCACGTCACCTGACGTCGCTGGGTCATGACATCATGGTCATCGACTCTCATCCCGAAAAGGTCCAGGACTTCGCGAGCATGGTCTCGCAAGCTGTTGTCGCCGACAGTACCCGCAAAAAGCAGCTCGCCTCCATCCCGGCACTGACCAAAGCGGATAGCGTCATCGTCTGCATCGGCAGCAACCTGGAAGCTTCCCTCCTCACCATCCTGAACTTGAAAGAACTCGGGGTCAAGCACATCATAGCCAAGTCGAGCAGTGCCGAACACACGAGCATCTTGGAAAAGCTTGGCGTCACAGACATTTTCCACCCGGAACGCGACGCCGCCATAAGCCTAGCCGAACGCCTCAACCGTCCGAACATGGTCGACTTCCTCCCGTTCATGGAAGGCTACTCCATCGTAGAAATCGTCTGCCCCAAGAACTTTGTCGGTAAAACACTGAAGACTTTGTCGCTCACGCACAAATACGGCGTGCAGGTTATCGCCATCCGCGACCCGCAAGAGCCGACGCCTAAAATCGGTAACATTGCAGACGTCATCTTGCAAGAAGACGACGTGCTGTTCATCATCGGGCCGAACGAAGCCCTCGACAAACTGAAAGATTAA
- a CDS encoding TrkH family potassium uptake protein, translated as MLRSKYQMLTDSLSENIFKTRTQANPIMLVVLAYLLLIAIGTGLLSLSVSTTRPIDFIEAFFTSMSAVCVTGLSIVDISSTFTDTGHWFIIILMQLGGLGIMTASTTLILLAGMHPGFSHQSVFFSEFTQEGNIDAGRILRAVIPFTFFLEFIGGIVYFTQFDSMEMYDRILCSIFQAVSSFCGVGFTLFPNSLEGFQYNPVMNITTCILVLAGGFGFLAIAELRYIFDFSHKEIRRVSLHTRIATYGTIIVILASILVFSLTEWHNLFSGHTFGENAQSVLFMAFTSRTAGLNSVNIPDLTQASLFFFIIIMFIGANPGSCGGGIKITTAAVIGLLGINRLLGREKTQVMGRTIPNNTVDKAIRIFVVAIVVIATATLILLCTEIPTGTAYPANSSPFLKILFEVVSAYATCGLSMGLTEELSTVGKIVICCVMFIGRMGPLFLISAVAGKLQDTAWYAEEDIMVG; from the coding sequence ATGCTACGTTCAAAGTACCAGATGCTCACGGATTCACTCTCCGAGAACATATTCAAGACAAGGACCCAGGCAAACCCGATCATGCTGGTGGTTCTCGCCTACCTTTTGCTTATCGCCATTGGCACCGGGCTTTTAAGTCTATCCGTATCGACAACCCGTCCCATAGATTTTATCGAAGCGTTCTTCACGTCCATGTCTGCCGTCTGTGTCACCGGGCTTTCCATCGTCGATATCTCATCGACGTTTACCGACACCGGGCACTGGTTCATCATCATCCTCATGCAGCTTGGTGGTCTCGGCATCATGACCGCATCTACGACGCTTATCTTGCTTGCCGGCATGCACCCCGGATTTAGCCACCAGTCCGTCTTCTTCTCCGAATTCACGCAAGAAGGAAACATCGACGCTGGCCGCATCCTCCGAGCCGTGATTCCCTTTACGTTTTTCCTTGAATTCATTGGCGGCATCGTCTACTTCACGCAATTCGATTCCATGGAAATGTACGACCGCATCTTGTGCTCGATATTCCAGGCCGTCAGCTCCTTCTGCGGTGTTGGATTTACGTTGTTCCCCAACTCGCTCGAAGGTTTCCAGTACAATCCCGTCATGAACATCACCACCTGCATCCTCGTGCTGGCAGGCGGTTTCGGATTTTTGGCCATTGCGGAGCTCCGCTACATTTTCGACTTCAGCCACAAGGAAATCCGCCGCGTCTCCTTGCACACGCGAATCGCAACTTACGGCACCATCATAGTCATCCTCGCAAGCATTCTCGTCTTCTCGCTCACCGAATGGCACAACCTCTTTAGCGGCCACACCTTTGGCGAAAACGCACAATCCGTACTGTTCATGGCATTCACGAGCCGCACCGCGGGGCTCAACTCCGTGAACATTCCCGACCTCACGCAAGCATCGCTATTCTTCTTTATCATCATCATGTTCATCGGCGCAAACCCCGGTAGCTGTGGCGGCGGCATCAAGATTACGACCGCAGCGGTCATCGGGCTTTTGGGCATAAACAGGCTTCTCGGTAGGGAAAAGACCCAGGTCATGGGTCGCACCATCCCGAACAACACCGTCGATAAGGCCATTCGAATTTTCGTTGTCGCTATAGTCGTGATTGCAACGGCGACACTCATCCTCCTCTGCACCGAAATACCTACCGGCACAGCCTACCCCGCCAATAGCTCCCCGTTCCTCAAGATCCTATTCGAAGTCGTGAGCGCGTATGCCACATGCGGACTCTCGATGGGACTCACCGAAGAACTCTCCACGGTCGGAAAAATCGTCATCTGCTGCGTGATGTTCATTGGCCGTATGGGCCCGCTGTTCCTCATTTCGGCAGTCGCAGGCAAGCTCCAGGACACCGCCTGGTACGCCGAAGAAGACATAATGGTGGGTTAA